The proteins below are encoded in one region of Doryrhamphus excisus isolate RoL2022-K1 chromosome 4, RoL_Dexc_1.0, whole genome shotgun sequence:
- the spef2 gene encoding sperm flagellar protein 2 isoform X3, with protein sequence MSDILCQWLNEELRLSKVVEPNTFAKDFSSGYLIGEVLQKYGMIKDVSVFTKTDTSMSKLNNFTHLEPTLHLLGISFNLTTAQGLMQEKVGVATHLLYQLYVSLEKKRKSEMSKATMEIMQPVAINTLQTKDHQVFSDMDDKSAQKKSQHRVQDEKRGIHMRKFSRPKYSDIVLMQNQTTDGQVPKPPPYSSLVNLKRQKQHHRTEQQAQIVQSEIAQFETNRKKLATSGFASSSGGLDASLGSSTQGCGEGGNELMLQSNSKYIQDIRQRLQENEAASEQREKRRNRCLIEQLKAHEAQEERRREEQLVRYLTGQTLQEKRLAVQLLQMRKQKDAFRQNRLLKEQQFQQQREKEFREALEREAALTRQAQLDCAEEIRLELEFCKKMAEECAQNRSKKHFERCKEILEQIVDLATKVGEYRLLTANLIPAKLMHEWKELLLNGLPLYDQPRPTSPDPVELQKQEILNNQDYDEYSNMVGEWTWPEEAGETCSPPGPNMILKHVLLVLRSTTLPPGPSLCSTYKIKACVLGKFCSGKTTCLKKIAEELHIFVLSVDTLVKEALTAYKNREVTEEMEDAEIKISPRVLKYGLEEITDTNLSTRALLGKVAGTELSKGSVIPDELLVDILVEAIRLVPPESGWILDGFPVNIDQAYLLETALYSLDMENDIMCRKTDLLLDPNPPTPPPPPPVLDLALVLNIPDPIVAKRAINHTDRRPDATADKKLYVGQIPHRIATFQDNWPKLQEWFESDGKKNILMKVNADVQKEDLYKTVKKILQKTIVKKQEALETTVPVETSRPVTPVQVEQTRTVSNEEVKMEESESNHTEDRDKAHPGSPTEGNEVSADASPEEELQEAPPVSSSPGPGSTGWVYVDEPVPLDKSEYLCQQWEAVCDSYVSSVKSVMEELRLERTIIDHHLYDVREEFRQYLERPDLKQELVSQWQKDYNSIPDDLRQNEETKAELNHRLDDLREHLWDIVETHKEDDETQRAVLIGEKWLEDHAIVLVNHHLRLIQVEMSRFQNTRNVLRDYYLNSGQQDLIDCITFLENPDMGPARELPEILIFKQEEAFATISKMVSTEPLQVDLRARELEPIQEKDKDKEKDKDKDKEKDKEKDKSNKKNKVSPSPPPASSPTPAVEASNVEKTPGAVRQVKNKIIKEYTAALKHEENAAKTRMKLVKGHGLALVNSLNSRAEQIFSDMQDWLEAHYVAQMNSIDQLTEVVRHYIESALQLENELVLESIDFYFNGDTQLVPSPPRQPSPLASEQVTPSMLTIVQLESLYSSFCIEAPSGFISSSDFFRLINDIVPYNTLPEPWVNITETQLNEIISLLMNESKQIDWRKFLLSAALPWPFPSLTSLLGARQLFKAADAKATGYIREEEYLQTELWFPSVDACELSRDRLAKLRKFFFQLFADHVYTPPRLDYMSMLLYFTCDPDHKQGFIRALSLMTGLHLKYPSPGPLVMSETRPEETKEDMEEQEEAEEEEEEDLLEEQQISIPTLLYVLFPEVSNIKCDAMLPQSCLNQKENKEHLVQIFADLGYSPEDCVPFSVLLKHSTFQNLIENTDNYLFVNIHNVLQAHQL encoded by the exons TGGGCATCTCCTTCAACCTGACCACAGCTCAAGGGCTGATGCAGGAGAAGGTGGGTGTTGCCACTCATCTGCTCTATCAGCTCTACGTCTCACTGGAAAAGAAGAGGAAGTCCGAGATGAGCAAGGCAACCATGGAAATTATGCAGCCTGTGGCCATCAATACCCTGCAGACAAAAGATCACCAAGTCTTCTCAGAT ATGGATGACAAGTCAGCCCAGAAGAAGAGTCAACACAGAGTCCAGGATGAGAAGAGAGGGATTCACATGAGGAAG TTTAGTCGTCCAAAGTACAGTGACATCGTCCTGATGCAAAACCAGACCACTGATGGTCAGGTGCCCAAGCCGCCTCCTTATTCTTCACTGGTCAACCTGAAGAGACAGAAGCAGCATCATCGCACAGAGCAACAAGCACAG ATAGTCCAGAGTGAAATTGCCCAGTTTGAGACAAACAGGAAGAAGCTGGCCACTTCAGGCTTTGCTTCCTCTTCCGG CGGTCTGGATGCTTCACTGGGGAGCAGCACTCAAGGCTGCGGTGAAGGTGGAAATGAGCTGATGCTCCAGTCCAACAGCAAGTACATTCAGGACATCCGCCAGAGGTTGCAGGAGAATGAAGCAGCTTCTGAGCAGCGAGAGAAGAGACGAAACAGATGCCTGATAGAGCAACTCAAGGCCCACGAAGCTCAAGAG GAGAGAAGGCGAGAAGAGCAGCTGGTGAGATATCTGACCGGCCAGACTCTGCAAGAGAAGCGTTTGGCAGTGCAGCTCCTCCAGATGCGCAAGCAGAAGGATGCGTTCCGGCAGAACCGCCTGCTGAAAGAGCAGCAGTTCCAGCAACAGAGGGAGAAGGAATTCCGGGAAGCCCTGGAAAGGGAGGCG GCCCTGACCAGACAGGCTCAGCTGGACTGTGCCGAAGAGATTCGCCTAGAGCTTGAATTCTGCAAGAAGATGGCTGAGGAGTGTGCACAGAATAGATCCAAGAAGCATTTTGAGAGGTGCAAAGAGATTTTGGAGCAGATTGTGGACTTGGCGACCAAAGTTGGAGAATATCGCCTGCTCACTGCAAA TTTAATTCCAGCAAAGCTGATGCATGAATGGAAGGAATTGCTGTTAAATGGCCTGCCTCTGTATGATCAGCCACGACCCACATCACCAGACCCTGTAGAGCTTCAGAAACAGGAGATACTCAACAACCAGGACTATGACGAATACAGT AACATGGTAGGAGAGTGGACTTGGCCGGAGGAAGCCGGGGAGACATGTTCACCGCCGGGCCCCAACATGATTCTCAAACATGTGCTCTTGGTACTGAGGAGCACGACCTTACCACCAGGCCCATCATTGTGTTCTACCTATAAGATAAAGGCGTGTGTCTTGGGCAAGTTTTGCTCTGGCAAGACCACATGCCTGAAGAAGATTGCTGAAG AGCTGCACATATTTGTCCTATCCGTGGACACACTAGTAAAAGAAGCTTTGACTGCTTATAAGAACAGAGAG GTCACAGAAGAAATGGAAGACGCAGAGATTAAAATATCCCCCAGAGTGCTCAAATATG gtCTAGAGGAAATAACGGACACAAAC TTGTCAACCCGTGCCTTACTGGGAAAAGTTGCTGGAACAGAGCTGAGCAAAGGCAGTGTTATACCTGATGAACTATTGGTGGACATTTTGGTGGAGGCTATAAG GCTGGTTCCACCTGAGTCAGGCTGGATCCTGGATGGCTTTCCAGTCAACATTGACCAGGCCTATTTATTAGAGACAGCCCTTTATTCTCTGGATATGGAGAATGACATCATGTGCAGAAAGACAGACCTCCTCCTGGATCCGAATCCGccgacacccccacccccgcctccGGTACTGGACTTGGCATTAGTGCTGAATATTCCTGATCCTATTGTGGCCAAGCGGGCTATCAATCACACTG ATAGACGCCCTGACGCTACTGCGGACAAAAAACTGTATGTGGGACAGATTCCACACag GATCGCAACCTTTCAGGACAACTGGCCCAAACTTCAGGAATGGTTTGAGAGCGATGGgaagaaaaatatattgatgAAGGTAAATGCAGATGTACAGAAAGAAGACCTTTACAAGACTGTGAAGAAGATCCTACAGAAGACTATCGTGAAAAAACAGGAAG CGTTGGAAACAACAGTACCTGTGGAGACCTCCCGTCCTGTTACACCCGTGCAGGTAGAACAAACACGGACCGTCTCAAATGAAGAGGTCAAAATGGAAGAGTCAGAATCAAACCATACAGAGGACAGAGATAAAGCCCACCCTGGATCTCCGACAG AAGGAAACGAGGTGTCTGCTGACGCATCACCTGAAGAGGAGTTGCAAGAAGCCCCTCCTGTTTCTTCCTCACCTGGCCCGGGTTCTACCGGTTGGGTCTACGTGGATGAGCCGGTGCCCTTG GATAAATCTGAATATCTGTGTCAGCAATGGGAAGCGGTGTGTGATTCCTATGTGAGCAGTGTGAAGTCTGTAATGGAAGAGCTCCGCTTGGAACGCACTATTATTGATCATCACTTATATGACGTCAG AGAGGAGTTCAGGCAGTACCTGGAGCGACCAGACCTGAAGCAGGAATTAGTCTCTCAGTGGCAGAAGGACTACAACAGCATCCCTGACGATCTGAGGCAAAACGAGGAGACCAAAGCAGAGCTAAATCATCGTCTTgat GACCTGCGAGAACATTTGTGGGACATTGTTGAAACGCACAAGGAAGACGACGAGACTCAACGGGCTGTTCTCATAGGAGAGAAGTGGTTAGAGGATCATGCCATAGTCCTTGTCAACCATCATTTAAGACTCATACAG GTGGAAATGAGCCGCTTTCAGAACACCCGAAATGTTCTGAGAGACTACTATCTGAATTCGGGTCAACAGGATCTCATTGACTGCATCACTTTCCTGGAAAATCCAGATATGGGACCTGCAAGG GAATTACCTGAGATCCTGATCTTCAAACAAGAAGAGGCCTTTGCCACCATATCTAAAATG GTGTCAACAGAACCTCTGCAGGTGGACCTGAGGGCAAGAGAGTTGGAACCAATCCAAGAGAAGGACAAGGACAAGGAGAAAGATAAGGACAAGGATAAGGAAAAGGACAAAGAAAAGGACAAGTCAAACAAAAAGAATAAAG TGTCCCCATCTCCCCCTCCTGCATCCAGCCCTACACCAGCTGTTGAGGCCTCCAATGTGGAGAAGACCCCCGGAGCCGTCAGACaagtcaaaaacaaaataatcaaagaATACACAGCTGCACTCAAACATGAAG AGAATGCAGCAAAGACTCGGATGAAGCTTGTGAAGGGCCACGGCCTGGCATTGGTGAACTCTCTGAACAGCAGAGCTGAACAGATCTTTAGTGACATGCAGGACTGGTTAGAGGCACATTATGTTGCTCAAATGAATAG TATTGACCAACTCACAGAGGTGGTGCGGCACTATATAGAGAGTGCTCTTCAGCTTGAGAATGAGTTAGTGCTG GAAAGTATTGATTTCTATTTCAACGGAGACACACAATTAGTGCCGAGTCCACCGAGACAACCGAGTCCACTGGCCTCAGAGCAAGTGACACCATCCATGTTGACCATTGTTCAGCTGGAGTCACTCTACAGTTCTTTTTGTATCGAGGCTCCATCAG GCTTTATATCCAGTTCTGACTTCTTCCGTCTGATCAATGACATAGTCCCTTATAACACTCTACCTGAACCCTGGGTCAACATTACTGAAACACAG CTGAACGAGATCATTTCTCTGCTCATGAACGAGTCTAAGCAGATAGACTGGCGCAAATTTCTGCTCAGTGCTGCTCTCCCATGGCCGTTTCCATCCCTTACATCCCTGTTGGGTGCGCGCCAGCTTTTCAAGGCAGCAGATGCTAAAGCGACAGGGTATATACGTGAGGAAGAATATCTGCAG ACAGAGTTGTGGTTTCCCAGTGTAGACGCCTGTGAGCTTTCACGTGATCGCCTTGCTAAGCTACGTAAG TTCTTCTTCCAGCTGTTTGCGGACCACGTATACACCCCGCCTCGTCTGGACTACATGTCCATGCTCCTTTACTTCACCTGTGACCCAGACCACAAGCAGGGCTTCATCAGAGCGCTGAGTTTAATGACAGGACTTCATCTCAAGTACCCATCGCCCGGTCCTCTTGTCATG TCTGAGACCAGACCAGAAGAAACCAAGGAGGAcatggaggagcaggaggaggcagaggaggaagaagaagaagaccttTTGGAGGAGCAGCAAATATCCATCCCTACTCTCCTTTATGTCTTGTTCCCTGAAGTGAGCAATATAAAATGTGACGCCATGCTTCCCCAAAGCTGCCTGAACCAGAAGGAGAACAAAGAG CATCTTGTGCAGATATTTGCAGATCTGGGCTACAGTCCAGAAGATTGCGTCCCTTTTTCTGTCCTCTTGAAGCATTCAACATTTCAGAACCTGATAGAGAACACGGACAATTACCTGTTTGTC AACATCCATAATGTGCTTCAGGCCCATCAGCTATGA
- the spef2 gene encoding sperm flagellar protein 2 isoform X2 — translation MSDILCQWLNEELRLSKVVEPNTFAKDFSSGYLIGEVLQKYGMIKDVSVFTKTDTSMSKLNNFTHLEPTLHLLGISFNLTTAQGLMQEKVGVATHLLYQLYVSLEKKRKSEMSKATMEIMQPVAINTLQTKDHQVFSDRFSHAMVKHEAQMKLQKISQHYTNKKRSQMDDKSAQKKSQHRVQDEKRGIHMRKFSRPKYSDIVLMQNQTTDGQVPKPPPYSSLVNLKRQKQHHRTEQQAQIVQSEIAQFETNRKKLATSGFASSSGGLDASLGSSTQGCGEGGNELMLQSNSKYIQDIRQRLQENEAASEQREKRRNRCLIEQLKAHEAQEERRREEQLVRYLTGQTLQEKRLAVQLLQMRKQKDAFRQNRLLKEQQFQQQREKEFREALEREAALTRQAQLDCAEEIRLELEFCKKMAEECAQNRSKKHFERCKEILEQIVDLATKVGEYRLLTANLIPAKLMHEWKELLLNGLPLYDQPRPTSPDPVELQKQEILNNQDYDEYSNMVGEWTWPEEAGETCSPPGPNMILKHVLLVLRSTTLPPGPSLCSTYKIKACVLGKFCSGKTTCLKKIAEELHIFVLSVDTLVKEALTAYKNREVTEEMEDAEIKISPRVLKYGLEEITDTNLSTRALLGKVAGTELSKGSVIPDELLVDILVEAIRLVPPESGWILDGFPVNIDQAYLLETALYSLDMENDIMCRKTDLLLDPNPPTPPPPPPVLDLALVLNIPDPIVAKRAINHTDRRPDATADKKLYVGQIPHRIATFQDNWPKLQEWFESDGKKNILMKVNADVQKEDLYKTVKKILQKTIVKKQEALETTVPVETSRPVTPVQVEQTRTVSNEEVKMEESESNHTEDRDKAHPGSPTEGNEVSADASPEEELQEAPPVSSSPGPGSTGWVYVDEPVPLDKSEYLCQQWEAVCDSYVSSVKSVMEELRLERTIIDHHLYDVREEFRQYLERPDLKQELVSQWQKDYNSIPDDLRQNEETKAELNHRLDDLREHLWDIVETHKEDDETQRAVLIGEKWLEDHAIVLVNHHLRLIQVEMSRFQNTRNVLRDYYLNSGQQDLIDCITFLENPDMGPARELPEILIFKQEEAFATISKMVSTEPLQVDLRARELEPIQEKDKDKEKDKDKDKEKDKEKDKSNKKNKVSPSPPPASSPTPAVEASNVEKTPGAVRQVKNKIIKEYTAALKHEENAAKTRMKLVKGHGLALVNSLNSRAEQIFSDMQDCIDQLTEVVRHYIESALQLENELVLESIDFYFNGDTQLVPSPPRQPSPLASEQVTPSMLTIVQLESLYSSFCIEAPSGFISSSDFFRLINDIVPYNTLPEPWVNITETQLNEIISLLMNESKQIDWRKFLLSAALPWPFPSLTSLLGARQLFKAADAKATGYIREEEYLQTELWFPSVDACELSRDRLAKLRKFFFQLFADHVYTPPRLDYMSMLLYFTCDPDHKQGFIRALSLMTGLHLKYPSPGPLVMSETRPEETKEDMEEQEEAEEEEEEDLLEEQQISIPTLLYVLFPEVSNIKCDAMLPQSCLNQKENKEHLVQIFADLGYSPEDCVPFSVLLKHSTFQNLIENTDNYLFVNIHNVLQAHQL, via the exons TGGGCATCTCCTTCAACCTGACCACAGCTCAAGGGCTGATGCAGGAGAAGGTGGGTGTTGCCACTCATCTGCTCTATCAGCTCTACGTCTCACTGGAAAAGAAGAGGAAGTCCGAGATGAGCAAGGCAACCATGGAAATTATGCAGCCTGTGGCCATCAATACCCTGCAGACAAAAGATCACCAAGTCTTCTCAGAT CGATTCTCACATGCTATGGTAAAACATGAAGCACAAATGAAGTTGCAGAAAATTAGTCAACACTACACTAACAAGAAACGCTCTCAGATGGATGACAAGTCAGCCCAGAAGAAGAGTCAACACAGAGTCCAGGATGAGAAGAGAGGGATTCACATGAGGAAG TTTAGTCGTCCAAAGTACAGTGACATCGTCCTGATGCAAAACCAGACCACTGATGGTCAGGTGCCCAAGCCGCCTCCTTATTCTTCACTGGTCAACCTGAAGAGACAGAAGCAGCATCATCGCACAGAGCAACAAGCACAG ATAGTCCAGAGTGAAATTGCCCAGTTTGAGACAAACAGGAAGAAGCTGGCCACTTCAGGCTTTGCTTCCTCTTCCGG CGGTCTGGATGCTTCACTGGGGAGCAGCACTCAAGGCTGCGGTGAAGGTGGAAATGAGCTGATGCTCCAGTCCAACAGCAAGTACATTCAGGACATCCGCCAGAGGTTGCAGGAGAATGAAGCAGCTTCTGAGCAGCGAGAGAAGAGACGAAACAGATGCCTGATAGAGCAACTCAAGGCCCACGAAGCTCAAGAG GAGAGAAGGCGAGAAGAGCAGCTGGTGAGATATCTGACCGGCCAGACTCTGCAAGAGAAGCGTTTGGCAGTGCAGCTCCTCCAGATGCGCAAGCAGAAGGATGCGTTCCGGCAGAACCGCCTGCTGAAAGAGCAGCAGTTCCAGCAACAGAGGGAGAAGGAATTCCGGGAAGCCCTGGAAAGGGAGGCG GCCCTGACCAGACAGGCTCAGCTGGACTGTGCCGAAGAGATTCGCCTAGAGCTTGAATTCTGCAAGAAGATGGCTGAGGAGTGTGCACAGAATAGATCCAAGAAGCATTTTGAGAGGTGCAAAGAGATTTTGGAGCAGATTGTGGACTTGGCGACCAAAGTTGGAGAATATCGCCTGCTCACTGCAAA TTTAATTCCAGCAAAGCTGATGCATGAATGGAAGGAATTGCTGTTAAATGGCCTGCCTCTGTATGATCAGCCACGACCCACATCACCAGACCCTGTAGAGCTTCAGAAACAGGAGATACTCAACAACCAGGACTATGACGAATACAGT AACATGGTAGGAGAGTGGACTTGGCCGGAGGAAGCCGGGGAGACATGTTCACCGCCGGGCCCCAACATGATTCTCAAACATGTGCTCTTGGTACTGAGGAGCACGACCTTACCACCAGGCCCATCATTGTGTTCTACCTATAAGATAAAGGCGTGTGTCTTGGGCAAGTTTTGCTCTGGCAAGACCACATGCCTGAAGAAGATTGCTGAAG AGCTGCACATATTTGTCCTATCCGTGGACACACTAGTAAAAGAAGCTTTGACTGCTTATAAGAACAGAGAG GTCACAGAAGAAATGGAAGACGCAGAGATTAAAATATCCCCCAGAGTGCTCAAATATG gtCTAGAGGAAATAACGGACACAAAC TTGTCAACCCGTGCCTTACTGGGAAAAGTTGCTGGAACAGAGCTGAGCAAAGGCAGTGTTATACCTGATGAACTATTGGTGGACATTTTGGTGGAGGCTATAAG GCTGGTTCCACCTGAGTCAGGCTGGATCCTGGATGGCTTTCCAGTCAACATTGACCAGGCCTATTTATTAGAGACAGCCCTTTATTCTCTGGATATGGAGAATGACATCATGTGCAGAAAGACAGACCTCCTCCTGGATCCGAATCCGccgacacccccacccccgcctccGGTACTGGACTTGGCATTAGTGCTGAATATTCCTGATCCTATTGTGGCCAAGCGGGCTATCAATCACACTG ATAGACGCCCTGACGCTACTGCGGACAAAAAACTGTATGTGGGACAGATTCCACACag GATCGCAACCTTTCAGGACAACTGGCCCAAACTTCAGGAATGGTTTGAGAGCGATGGgaagaaaaatatattgatgAAGGTAAATGCAGATGTACAGAAAGAAGACCTTTACAAGACTGTGAAGAAGATCCTACAGAAGACTATCGTGAAAAAACAGGAAG CGTTGGAAACAACAGTACCTGTGGAGACCTCCCGTCCTGTTACACCCGTGCAGGTAGAACAAACACGGACCGTCTCAAATGAAGAGGTCAAAATGGAAGAGTCAGAATCAAACCATACAGAGGACAGAGATAAAGCCCACCCTGGATCTCCGACAG AAGGAAACGAGGTGTCTGCTGACGCATCACCTGAAGAGGAGTTGCAAGAAGCCCCTCCTGTTTCTTCCTCACCTGGCCCGGGTTCTACCGGTTGGGTCTACGTGGATGAGCCGGTGCCCTTG GATAAATCTGAATATCTGTGTCAGCAATGGGAAGCGGTGTGTGATTCCTATGTGAGCAGTGTGAAGTCTGTAATGGAAGAGCTCCGCTTGGAACGCACTATTATTGATCATCACTTATATGACGTCAG AGAGGAGTTCAGGCAGTACCTGGAGCGACCAGACCTGAAGCAGGAATTAGTCTCTCAGTGGCAGAAGGACTACAACAGCATCCCTGACGATCTGAGGCAAAACGAGGAGACCAAAGCAGAGCTAAATCATCGTCTTgat GACCTGCGAGAACATTTGTGGGACATTGTTGAAACGCACAAGGAAGACGACGAGACTCAACGGGCTGTTCTCATAGGAGAGAAGTGGTTAGAGGATCATGCCATAGTCCTTGTCAACCATCATTTAAGACTCATACAG GTGGAAATGAGCCGCTTTCAGAACACCCGAAATGTTCTGAGAGACTACTATCTGAATTCGGGTCAACAGGATCTCATTGACTGCATCACTTTCCTGGAAAATCCAGATATGGGACCTGCAAGG GAATTACCTGAGATCCTGATCTTCAAACAAGAAGAGGCCTTTGCCACCATATCTAAAATG GTGTCAACAGAACCTCTGCAGGTGGACCTGAGGGCAAGAGAGTTGGAACCAATCCAAGAGAAGGACAAGGACAAGGAGAAAGATAAGGACAAGGATAAGGAAAAGGACAAAGAAAAGGACAAGTCAAACAAAAAGAATAAAG TGTCCCCATCTCCCCCTCCTGCATCCAGCCCTACACCAGCTGTTGAGGCCTCCAATGTGGAGAAGACCCCCGGAGCCGTCAGACaagtcaaaaacaaaataatcaaagaATACACAGCTGCACTCAAACATGAAG AGAATGCAGCAAAGACTCGGATGAAGCTTGTGAAGGGCCACGGCCTGGCATTGGTGAACTCTCTGAACAGCAGAGCTGAACAGATCTTTAGTGACATGCAGGACTG TATTGACCAACTCACAGAGGTGGTGCGGCACTATATAGAGAGTGCTCTTCAGCTTGAGAATGAGTTAGTGCTG GAAAGTATTGATTTCTATTTCAACGGAGACACACAATTAGTGCCGAGTCCACCGAGACAACCGAGTCCACTGGCCTCAGAGCAAGTGACACCATCCATGTTGACCATTGTTCAGCTGGAGTCACTCTACAGTTCTTTTTGTATCGAGGCTCCATCAG GCTTTATATCCAGTTCTGACTTCTTCCGTCTGATCAATGACATAGTCCCTTATAACACTCTACCTGAACCCTGGGTCAACATTACTGAAACACAG CTGAACGAGATCATTTCTCTGCTCATGAACGAGTCTAAGCAGATAGACTGGCGCAAATTTCTGCTCAGTGCTGCTCTCCCATGGCCGTTTCCATCCCTTACATCCCTGTTGGGTGCGCGCCAGCTTTTCAAGGCAGCAGATGCTAAAGCGACAGGGTATATACGTGAGGAAGAATATCTGCAG ACAGAGTTGTGGTTTCCCAGTGTAGACGCCTGTGAGCTTTCACGTGATCGCCTTGCTAAGCTACGTAAG TTCTTCTTCCAGCTGTTTGCGGACCACGTATACACCCCGCCTCGTCTGGACTACATGTCCATGCTCCTTTACTTCACCTGTGACCCAGACCACAAGCAGGGCTTCATCAGAGCGCTGAGTTTAATGACAGGACTTCATCTCAAGTACCCATCGCCCGGTCCTCTTGTCATG TCTGAGACCAGACCAGAAGAAACCAAGGAGGAcatggaggagcaggaggaggcagaggaggaagaagaagaagaccttTTGGAGGAGCAGCAAATATCCATCCCTACTCTCCTTTATGTCTTGTTCCCTGAAGTGAGCAATATAAAATGTGACGCCATGCTTCCCCAAAGCTGCCTGAACCAGAAGGAGAACAAAGAG CATCTTGTGCAGATATTTGCAGATCTGGGCTACAGTCCAGAAGATTGCGTCCCTTTTTCTGTCCTCTTGAAGCATTCAACATTTCAGAACCTGATAGAGAACACGGACAATTACCTGTTTGTC AACATCCATAATGTGCTTCAGGCCCATCAGCTATGA